A single Lactuca sativa cultivar Salinas chromosome 8, Lsat_Salinas_v11, whole genome shotgun sequence DNA region contains:
- the LOC111919920 gene encoding uncharacterized protein LOC111919920 encodes MTSSNLLLRVRPIIPSSKIDFQLPSAKTTPIQAPNPNKASLHVKVSGFFTKRPRPNPNESGEGCSQIPITNQSIPLVSNSNATPQTPITNQSTLSVSNAIPQTPCSNEPNDNVDLKDLPKDPTDKPKITSYKSNVRYYVRRAYLLQGPCQIRLYKLPKKKIGDRFRRSILSWFDGFDWLEYSVKRNRAYCLYCYVFGDIMNQRGGRDEFISQGFDTWNKKDAFQTHVGSVDSLHNKAREKLLLKTGLPFRGHDESVNSRNRGFYIEVLKVIRETNEDIFNNTLENAPKNNQLISPKIKKELVQCFAQEVLLSIRQEIGVGVFALLVDESSDVSRKEQMAIVLRYVDSLGFVKERFIGNVHMKDTSSTTLKNDINEILTSNKLSFSQIIGQGYDGASNM; translated from the exons ATGACTTCTTCTAATCTTCTTCTTCGAGTTCGACCGATAATTCCAAGTTCAAAAATCGATTTCCAACTTCCAAGTGCAAAAACAACTCCAATCCAAGCTCCAAACCCTAATAAAGCAA GTTTACAT GTTAAAGTAAGTGGTTTTTTTACCAAAAGACCAAGACCTAATCCTAATGAAAGTGGTGAAGGATGTTCCCAAATACCAATCACCAATCAATCAATCCCTTTAGTTTCTAATTCTAATGCAACCCCACAAACACCAATCACCAATCAATCAACCCTTTCAGTTTCTAATGCAAttccacaaacaccatgctctaaTGAACCTAATGATAATGTTGATTTGAAAGATCTTCCAAAGGACCCGACAGATAAGCCAAAGATTACAAGTTACAAATCAAATGTAAGATATTATGTAAGAAGGGCATATTTGCTTCAAGGACCTTGTCAAATAAGGTTATATAAGTTACCAAAAAAGAAAATAGGTGATAGATTTAGAAGATCCATTCTTTCATGGTTTGATGGTTTTGATTGGTTGGAATATAGTGTGAAAAGGAATAGAGCATATTGTTTATATTGTTATGTGTTTGGAGACATCATGAATCAAAGAGGAGGGAGAGATGAATTTATTTCCCAAGGTTTTGATACATGGAATAAAAAAGATGCATTTCAGACTCATGTGGGTAGTGTTGATAGTTTGCACAACAAAGCAAGAGAAAA ACTTTTATTGAAAACCGGTTTACCGTTTCGTGGTCATGATGAGTCAGTTAACTCGAGAAATAGAGGGTTTTACATTGAAGTGCTAAAAGTCATTCGGGAGACTAATGAAGATATTTTCAACAATACTTTAGAAAATGCTCCTAAAAACAATCAACTTATTTCCCCTAAAATTAAAAAAGAACTTGTACAATGTTTTGCACAAGAAGTCCTTTTGAGTATTCGCCAAGAGATTGGTGTAGGTGTATTTGCTTTATTGGTCGATGAATCTAGTGATGTCTCGAGAAAGGAACAAATGGCTATTGTTTTGCGATATGTTGATAGTCTTGGCTTTGTGAAAGAAAGATTCATAGGCAATGTGCACATGAAGGATACATCCTCTACAACACTAAAAAACGACATAAATGAAATACTTACAAGCAACAAGTTGAGTTTTAGTCAG atAATAGGACAAGGTTATGATGGGGCTAGCAATATGTGA
- the LOC111919940 gene encoding uncharacterized protein LOC111919940, whose protein sequence is MEQDDGSEPTAWFQPPITTTRRRNPSIEPVILILLPILVLLLLFFFLHPLQSHIPKTIKPTFLKSNWDSLNVFLVFFAIICGVFASTNNNTSSTANATNPVNNLVPGSYEYEEHEQVNGGLRRSSRSYPDLRRESESLREKGENGIRFYDDSEVDIQNSSSVNNRSPQRGGGKEDMYRSETISGDIRHRPRRREAGEVHAEGSTKLRRNVPVSMVQLRLLSPPAPSPAPPLSVSVKTRRRRSSRSLGRDETVDDVTSRIDKIQIVSQNPSSSTMPPPPPLLVPSEHRLHQKHDKLEGTLSESTSELATKIDSVDDQRKRKRKSRQKPTYIQPVTPSIQPPVLPPAPPVTVVPPPAPTVTVVPPPPPLRTIFNAIFKTVRKTKRLPSKISPPPSPPPPSPSSTITGFFKTGTKSKHVNSSSAISPPWRSTVPVTLKQESKRMSQIKSPSQPLQRKPEALRWRSAGTDKPPLPTKTSNFYDSDDFLLSGSHSPMISIPTPPPPAMKFELRGDSVKSKSIHESVCSSPEHGPVDFRSPSTSTSTAIDVEDSFGPSPISFPSPDVNVKADSFISRRKDEWRMENIKFL, encoded by the coding sequence ATGGAACAGGATGACGGCTCTGAACCAACCGCCTGGTTCCAGCCACCCATCACCACTACACGCCGCCGTAATCCATCCATCGAACCGGTGATTCTCATCCTCCTCCCAATTCTTGTGTtgctcctcctcttcttcttcctccatcCACTCCAATCACATATTCCAAAAACCATCAAACCAACTTTTCTCAAATCCAATTGGGATTCACTTAACGTTTTCCTTGTATTCTTTGCCATTATTTGCGGTGTTTTTGCTTCAACGAACAACAACACTTCGTCGACGGCAAACGCTACCAATCCAGTGAACAATCTCGTGCCGGGAAGTTATGAGTATGAGGAGCACGAGCAGGTTAATGGTGGATTAAGAAGAAGCAGCAGATCGTACCCGGATCTGAGGCGGGAATCTGAATCATTGAGGGAGAAGGGCGAGAACGGAATAAGGTTTTACGATGATTCTGAGGTGGATATTCAGAATTCTTCATCGGTTAACAACCGTTCACCGCAGAGAGGAGGGGGAAAGGAGGATATGTATCGATCTGAAACGATCTCCGGTGATATCCGCCACCGACCTCGGCGGAGGGAAGCAGGGGAAGTGCATGCGGAGGGAAGTACTAAACTCCGTCGAAATGTGCCGGTGAGCATGGTACAATTGCGTCTTCTTTCACCTCCGGCTCCGTCTCCGGCTCCACCGCTTTCCGTCAGCGTCAAGACAAGGAGGCGGAGATCCTCTCGGAGTCTTGGGCGGGATGAAACGGTCGATGATGTTACGAGCCGAATTGACAAGATACAGATAGTATCCCAAAATCCTTCATCTTCAACAATGCCTCCGCCTCCACCTTTGTTGGTGCCATCGGAACACCGGTTGCATCAGAAGCATGACAAACTTGAAGGGACATTAAGTGAGTCTACATCGGAACTGGCTACGAAAATAGATTCAGTGGATGATCAGAGGAAGAGGAAGCGAAAAAGCAGACAGAAACCGACATATATACAGCCGGTCACTCCGTCTATACAACCGCCGGTGCTGCCGCCTGCGCCTCCCGTTACAGTGGTTCCGCCGCCTGCGCCTACCGTTACAGTGGTTCCGCCGCCTCCACCACTTAGGACTATTTTCAATGCCATATTTAAGACAGTCCGTAAGACGAAGCGTCTTCCATCAAAAATCtctccaccaccatcaccacctccACCTTCGCCATCTTCAACCATCACGGGTTTTTTCAAAACTGGAACGAAAAGCAAGCATGTGAATTCCTCCTCAGCTATTTCTCCACCTTGGAGGTCCACTGTTCCAGTCACACTGAAGCAAGAGTCGAAGCGTATGAGCCAAATAAAATCTCCATCTCAGCCGTTGCAACGGAAACCAGAAGCTCTCCGCTGGCGTTCTGCGGGCACAGACAAACCGCCTCTACCGACAAAAACAAGCAATTTCTATGACAGTGACGATTTTCTTCTCAGCGGCTCACACTCGCCTATGATTTCAATTCCAACCCCACCACCGCCAGCGATGAAATTCGAACTCCGAGGGGATTCTGTTAAGTCAAAGAGCATTCATGAATCTGTTTGTAGTTCACCGGAGCATGGACCCGTTGATTTCCGATCAccatcaacatcaacatcaactGCGATCGACGTTGAAGATTCGTTTGGGCCCAGCCCAATATCTTTTCCTAGCCCCGACGTGAACGTAAAGGCTGATAGTTTCATTTCTAGGCGTAAAGATGAATGGAGAATGGAAAATATTAAATTCCTTTAA